One Vespula pensylvanica isolate Volc-1 chromosome 3, ASM1446617v1, whole genome shotgun sequence DNA window includes the following coding sequences:
- the LOC122627599 gene encoding transmembrane protein 104 homolog isoform X1, whose product MPEQNSSDQYSTLVGLIYIFNLIVGTGALTLPAVFSKAGWALGFSVILILAFISFMTVTFVIEVMASANAIVTWRQIQHRKRAMQTLGESCPSNSDSEDTPLVTAYTASPDRLDTTYRYYIIHDKIEMGQIASIFFNKFGTTLFYLCLAIYLYGDLSIYGAAVAKSIADVACTYQPKNLTCNDTIPDNEVCWEGSALDRLDAYRMFLTTFIFMLGPFVFFNVQKTKYLQLLTSAMRWLAFTIMIVYAVRKLAIDGPKGNPPVANILGIPSLFGACVYSFMCHHSLPALVAPIANKSTLNRSLALDYVLIASFYLLLALTGAFAFEHLDDLYTLDFGPRGSGDCSKSTNIFMLIIEYFLALFPVFTLSTSFPIIAITLRNNLQSLFLYDDTSYNFCLRKLIFPILAILPPYLIAMSTKDLSKLVGITGSYAGTCIQYLIPTFLVYYARKKTNKIIGLGVTNKFASPFSSNFWLIFVTVWAIASMFLVSVNFIQIYFQAAWLNQ is encoded by the exons ATGCCAGAACAAAATTCGAGCGACCAATATTCAACGTTG gTTGGTctgatatatatctttaatctTATTGTGGGAACAGGAGCTTTGACTCTTCCAGCTGTTTTCAGCAAAGCAGGATGGGCTCTTGGTTTCAGTGTAATTTTGATATTAGCTTTTATAAG CTTTATGACGGTTACCTTTGTTATCGAAGTAATGGCATCTGCCAATGCAATAGTTACATGGAGGCAAATTCAACATCGAAAACGT gCAATGCAAACGTTGGGTGAATCTTGCCCTTCCAATTCTGATTCAGAAGATACACCATTAGTTACTGCTTATACAGCTAGTCCAGATCGATTGGATACAACTTATCggtattatataattcatgATAAGATAGAGATGGGACAAATAgcatcaatttttttcaataagttCGGCACCACCTTATTTTATTTGTGTCttgctatttatttatatggcGATTTAAGTATTTATGGTGCAGCTGTAGCTAAGTCAATAGCAGATGTTGCTTGTACTTATCAACCGAAGAACTTAACGTGTAACGACACTATACCAGATAATGAAGTTTGTTGGGAAGGTTCTGCTTTGGATCGATTGGATGCATATAGGATGTTTCTT actacttttatctttatgcTAGGAcctttcgtatttttcaatGTACAAAAGACCAAGTATCTTCAGTTATTAACTTCGGCAATGAGATGGCTCGCATTTACTATCATGATCGTTTATGCGGTAAGAAAACTTGCTATCGACGGCCCAAAAGGCAATCCACCGGTTGCAAATATATTAG GAATTCCTAGTCTCTTCGGTGCTTGCGTATATTCGTTTATGTGTCATCACTCTTTGCCTGCGTTGGTTGCTCCGATTGCAAATAAATCTACGCTTAATCGGTCTCTTGCATTGGATTACGTATTAATAgcatctttttatcttttacttgCGCTGACCGGAGCGTTCGCTTTCGAGCATCTCGATGATCTTTATACTTTGGATTTCGGGCCACGCGGATCAGGAGATTGTTCTAAAAGCACAAACATCTTTATGCTtatcatcgaatattttttggcACTTTTTCCAGTATTCACTCTGAGCACAAGCTTTCCCATAATAGCTATTACGCTCAGAAATAATTTACAGTCTTTGTTTTTATACGATGATACgtcttataatttttgtctTCGAAAATTGATCTTCCCTATTTTAGCTATACTGCCGCCTTATTTAATCGCTATGAGCACCAAAGATCTCTCTAAATTAGTTGGCATTACAGGATCGTATGCTGGCACTTgcattcaatatttaattccTACTTTCTTGGTTTATTATGctagaaaaaagacaaataaaatcaTTGGCCTTGGTGTCACTAACAAATTTGCCAGTCCCTTTTCAAGCAATTTCTGGCTTATCTTTGTAACGGTATGGGCAATCGCGTCTATGTTTTTAGTATCAGTTAATttcatacaaatttattttcaagcaGCATGGCTAAATCAGTAG